The following coding sequences lie in one Flagellimonas eckloniae genomic window:
- a CDS encoding TonB-dependent receptor codes for MSRYFLSISFFLFQVLIYAQDNITVSGVVNDDQGSPLPGASVIVKGTTNGIQTDFDGNYNLGDVPSNGILVFSYIGFTAQEIPVNSQNSINVVLQEDTQSLDEVVVIGYGTQKKADLTGSIATIKSEDIVRTPSGAAMQSLQGKVAGLQVVSSGAPGTGPTIRVRGLGSFVDGASDPLYVVDGVFFDDIDFLNPEDVESISVLKDASATAIYGVRAANGVVLIQTKSGRKNQKPQITYNGYQSVQIAQNLVTLSNTEQFATLARESGSDAEAQFIENAIQRYGRSRINPDVPDVNTDWYDLILRDALQQNHSFGVTGGAESITYSVGLNYFEQEGILKMKNDYERFNIRGKLNFDASDRLNIGLSTLFSNSTRYRPEDTAFALAYYAVPVMPVLDPSKTDAFPRPYANAQDLGYRGTQNPFPVMENTENRNKGRNALMTIDLSYQLVPDKLTFKTAYYHNFETLEVREVRLPYFFGNGNAFRENATLIKRNETLSEQTWDNTLTYNDSFGKHNLTLLAGTAFRDRSWEQLEITGLNFPNGPGIGDESYFLDLSDTIDLTEGNDGDRATGDDGSRQYFFSYFGRVAYNFDDRYLLYGTFRADGTNKYQEKWGYFPAIGAGWVVSEESFFPKSKTLNYLKLRATWGESGNANVASSSGGITSEEVTAAFGDTPFSGLVTSSDFEALKWEVTETTNFGITARLFDNQLSLEADYFNRVTRDAVIPVSRLLVPGTTRQNVGEIKNTGFEIVMNWNKRVSDNFSYSIGANFATLNNEVLDLAGQENLTSGGDLAQRTVIGGTIDPFFGLEVAGVYQTPEEIQNDPAAQTAITNGLTVEPGDFRFVDHNGDMMIDAQDRVDLGSYIPTYTFGFNLGLNYKAWDFSMNVIGQGGNVIANQKRFNIRQTPDPNIDRDFAVNRWNGAGTSNTYPSARGIRNPWSNQFLNSFFVEKGDFVRLQNVTLGYTLPQFGGDFNPKIRFYLTAERPLTLFDYNGFTPEVPDGRDNQTYPIPGVYTFGVNITI; via the coding sequence ATGAGTAGATACTTTTTATCAATATCATTTTTTCTTTTCCAAGTCCTTATTTACGCCCAAGATAATATTACGGTCTCGGGGGTAGTTAATGATGACCAAGGAAGCCCGTTGCCAGGTGCTAGTGTCATTGTTAAGGGTACAACAAATGGTATTCAAACAGATTTTGATGGCAACTATAATTTGGGAGATGTTCCCAGCAACGGAATTCTTGTATTTAGCTATATCGGTTTTACGGCACAAGAGATTCCTGTAAATAGTCAGAACTCCATAAACGTAGTTTTGCAGGAAGATACCCAATCACTTGATGAAGTAGTTGTTATAGGTTATGGTACCCAGAAGAAAGCAGATTTAACAGGCTCAATAGCTACTATAAAATCTGAAGATATCGTCCGAACTCCATCGGGAGCTGCCATGCAGTCACTTCAAGGAAAAGTAGCTGGTCTGCAGGTAGTTAGCAGTGGAGCTCCAGGTACAGGTCCCACAATTAGGGTTAGGGGCTTGGGTTCTTTTGTTGATGGTGCCTCAGATCCACTTTATGTAGTTGACGGGGTATTTTTTGACGATATTGATTTTTTAAACCCCGAAGATGTTGAGAGTATTTCGGTTTTAAAAGATGCGTCCGCAACTGCAATTTATGGGGTAAGAGCAGCGAATGGTGTTGTTTTGATTCAGACAAAATCGGGTAGAAAAAACCAGAAACCACAAATTACGTATAATGGGTATCAGTCAGTTCAAATAGCCCAGAATTTGGTGACACTTTCAAACACAGAACAGTTTGCCACTTTAGCTAGAGAGTCTGGATCAGATGCAGAAGCACAGTTTATTGAAAACGCCATCCAACGTTATGGTAGAAGTCGGATAAATCCGGATGTGCCGGATGTAAACACGGATTGGTATGATTTAATTCTGCGTGATGCGCTTCAGCAAAATCACAGTTTTGGGGTTACCGGAGGTGCGGAAAGCATAACGTATTCAGTAGGGTTAAATTATTTTGAACAAGAAGGAATTCTTAAGATGAAGAATGATTATGAACGATTTAATATTAGGGGTAAACTAAACTTTGATGCAAGTGATCGTTTAAATATTGGACTATCGACACTTTTCAGCAATTCCACAAGATATCGCCCTGAAGATACAGCATTTGCACTGGCTTACTATGCCGTCCCTGTAATGCCCGTCCTCGATCCATCAAAAACAGATGCATTTCCCAGGCCTTATGCAAATGCACAAGACTTAGGTTATAGAGGTACGCAAAACCCTTTCCCGGTAATGGAAAATACCGAGAATAGAAATAAAGGTAGAAACGCATTGATGACGATTGATTTGAGTTATCAATTGGTCCCAGACAAACTGACTTTTAAAACGGCATATTATCATAATTTTGAGACACTTGAAGTTAGGGAGGTTCGGCTTCCATACTTTTTCGGTAATGGAAATGCCTTTAGGGAAAATGCCACTTTGATAAAAAGAAATGAAACATTATCCGAGCAGACTTGGGACAATACCTTGACTTATAATGATAGTTTTGGTAAACATAACCTGACCCTTTTAGCGGGTACTGCTTTTAGGGACCGCTCATGGGAACAGTTGGAAATAACTGGCTTGAATTTCCCCAATGGTCCCGGAATTGGAGATGAATCCTATTTTTTAGACTTGTCCGATACCATAGATTTGACAGAAGGAAATGATGGTGATAGGGCAACCGGAGATGATGGGTCTAGGCAATACTTCTTCTCCTATTTTGGAAGGGTTGCATATAATTTTGACGATAGATATTTACTTTATGGAACATTTAGAGCTGATGGTACCAACAAGTACCAAGAAAAATGGGGTTATTTTCCCGCTATTGGTGCTGGTTGGGTAGTTTCGGAAGAATCTTTTTTTCCTAAAAGTAAAACGCTAAATTATTTAAAGTTACGGGCAACTTGGGGCGAATCGGGAAATGCCAATGTAGCTTCAAGTTCAGGTGGAATTACCTCGGAGGAGGTTACGGCAGCATTTGGAGACACACCATTTTCTGGATTGGTAACAAGTAGTGATTTTGAGGCCTTAAAATGGGAGGTTACAGAGACCACAAACTTTGGTATTACAGCTAGATTGTTCGATAATCAATTGTCCTTGGAAGCAGATTACTTCAACAGAGTTACCCGAGATGCCGTAATTCCAGTTTCCAGGCTTTTAGTACCGGGAACAACAAGGCAAAATGTTGGTGAAATAAAGAATACTGGTTTTGAAATTGTCATGAACTGGAACAAAAGGGTTTCTGATAATTTCAGTTACAGTATAGGCGCAAATTTTGCAACGCTGAACAATGAAGTGTTGGATTTGGCAGGCCAAGAAAATTTAACCAGTGGGGGAGATCTTGCTCAAAGGACTGTTATCGGTGGAACCATTGATCCTTTCTTCGGACTAGAGGTTGCAGGGGTATATCAAACACCTGAAGAAATACAAAATGACCCAGCTGCACAAACTGCAATAACAAATGGATTGACAGTTGAACCTGGAGATTTCAGGTTTGTGGACCACAATGGGGATATGATGATTGATGCCCAGGACAGGGTAGATTTGGGATCATACATACCTACTTATACATTCGGTTTCAATCTTGGACTTAATTACAAAGCATGGGATTTTTCCATGAATGTAATTGGGCAAGGGGGTAATGTCATTGCCAACCAAAAAAGATTTAATATCCGACAGACTCCTGACCCAAATATTGATAGAGACTTTGCTGTCAATAGATGGAATGGTGCAGGAACTTCGAATACCTATCCTTCAGCAAGAGGTATAAGAAATCCTTGGAGCAATCAGTTTCTCAACAGTTTTTTTGTTGAGAAAGGAGATTTTGTAAGATTACAGAATGTTACGTTAGGGTACACTCTACCTCAGTTTGGTGGGGATTTTAATCCTAAAATAAGATTTTACCTTACCGCTGAGCGTCCTTTAACGTTATTCGACTACAACGGTTTTACCCCTGAAGTTCCAGATGGTAGAGATAATCAAACTTATCCAATACCTGGTGTTTACACCTTTGGCGTAAATATTACAATCTAA